In one window of Paucidesulfovibrio gracilis DSM 16080 DNA:
- a CDS encoding DMT family transporter — protein MLGTYLRLVATMSLWGGTFIAGRLLSHVGPSTASLMRFTVAGLFMILLCHRLEGGVPRLNRRQILPVLLLGFTGVFLYNYCFFSGLQTVTAGRASLIIAGNPVFIAAFAALFFREGFGKLKAVGLALSITGALTVISRGHLDAILAQVRPGDLFILGCVFAWSSYTLLGKKVMAGLSPVGAVTWSCLAGMVFLLPMALREGVAAHLAGATPMEWGAMLYLGVFGTGVGFSWYYQGIRTLGASRAGVFINLVPVNAVFMGWLLLGEPVDFSLFVGAALIFTGVYLVNRPKNAPAPVAIPVSPSARR, from the coding sequence ATGCTCGGAACCTACCTGCGCCTTGTGGCCACCATGAGCCTTTGGGGCGGCACGTTCATTGCCGGGCGGCTGCTCTCCCATGTGGGTCCGTCCACGGCTTCGCTGATGCGGTTTACCGTGGCCGGGCTGTTTATGATTCTGCTCTGCCACCGGCTGGAAGGCGGGGTGCCGCGCCTGAATCGTCGACAGATTCTGCCGGTGCTCCTGCTCGGATTCACGGGCGTGTTTCTCTACAACTATTGTTTCTTTTCCGGGCTGCAAACCGTTACAGCGGGCCGGGCCTCCCTGATCATCGCTGGTAATCCCGTGTTCATTGCCGCGTTCGCGGCCCTGTTCTTTCGTGAAGGATTCGGCAAGCTCAAGGCCGTGGGCCTGGCGCTCTCCATTACCGGCGCCCTGACCGTGATCTCACGCGGTCATCTGGATGCGATCCTGGCCCAGGTGCGGCCCGGGGATCTGTTCATCCTGGGCTGCGTGTTCGCTTGGAGCAGCTACACCCTGCTAGGAAAAAAGGTCATGGCAGGGCTTTCCCCCGTGGGTGCGGTGACCTGGTCATGTCTGGCGGGCATGGTCTTTTTGCTGCCCATGGCCCTGCGGGAAGGCGTTGCCGCCCACCTTGCCGGAGCCACGCCCATGGAGTGGGGCGCCATGCTCTACCTGGGCGTGTTCGGCACGGGCGTGGGCTTTTCCTGGTACTATCAGGGCATCCGCACCCTGGGCGCTTCCCGGGCTGGCGTATTCATCAACCTGGTACCCGTGAACGCGGTGTTCATGGGGTGGCTGCTCCTCGGCGAACCCGTGGACTTTTCGCTATTTGTGGGCGCTGCCTTGATTTTTACGGGCGTGTACCTGGTGAACCGTCCAAAAAACGCCCCGGCTCCGGTGGCGATTCCCGTATCCCCCAGCGCACGCCGCTGA